The genomic region AGTGGTATTTACGGCGATCTATGTTCTCAGAGCATTGCAGCGCATATTTTTTGGTGAACATACGACAGCGCTTCTCAAAAATGAACATTTTCATCATTTAACCGATACCGATAAACGCGAAGTATTTGCGCTTTCATTATTAATGCTAACCATCGTACTGGCGGGCGCTTATCCCGCATGGATCATTGACTTAATTAACTCCGGCTTAACGCACTCGATTTTTCCAGCGCTGGGAATTAGCGCAAATTAAGAGTTGTATTTATTAAACGCTTTGTCTATTATTGCACGTAATATCGTGAAACATTCTGATGGTGTTTCACATTTTGGTTAATTATCGGAGAACGTATTGGGCAGAATTATTTCCATAGCCAATCAAAAAGGCGGTGTTGGTAAAACCACGACAGCCATTAATCTGGCTTCATCTTTGGCTCATGCGGGCAAACGGACATTGGTCATCGATATGGATCCCCAGGCCAATTCTACAACCGGCCTTGGATTTGATCTTGAGTCTATTGATAAAAGTACTTATGAGATGTTAATCCATAATATGAGTATCAATGAAGCCATACTCAAGACCATGATGCCGAATATGGATCTTATTCCAGCGCATATTCGTTTGGTCGGCGCTGAAGTGGAATTAGTTAATCTTGAGGATCGTGAGCAAATGTTCCTTCACGCCGTAGCTCCGGTACGAGATAAATATGAGTTCATATTAATTGACTGTCCGCCTTCGTTAGGATTATTAACCTTAAACGCACTAACCGGATCGGATACGGTGCTGATACCGATACAATGTGAATATTATGCCCTTGAAGGACTGAGGCAGTTACTTAATACGATTCGGCTCGTGCAACGCCACCTGAATACGGCTCTGACAATTGAAGGTGTGTTATTGACCATGTTTGACAGCCGCCTTAATTTATCCAATCAGGTTGTATCGGAAGTCAAAGAATATTTTAAAGATAAAGTTTTTAAGAATGTGATTCACCGTAATATTAAACTAGGTGAAGCCCCGAGTTATGGAAAACCTATTATTATTTACGACCCCGCATCCGTTGGAGCTCAAGACTACATGGGATTGGCTAAAGAGGTTATCCATAACGTACTGACGCCGCATCCGGTATAATAATTTCCGGCCACACACCATTTGAATAAAAAAAATATTGAACCATTGAATTTTGGACTTCATTATTAAGTATGTCACAGAACTTTTCAAATAAAAAAAACACAGGCCTTGGTAAAGGCCTTAGCGCATTAATTCCGGTAGCAAATCTTCGGCCCGACGGCACGCTTAAATCCGCTGAAAATGTATCCGTCAATGAAATTCCAATTTACATGATCAGGCCTAATCCGTATCAGCCAAGGAAGGAGTTTGAACCGCAAGCGCTTGAGGAATTAAAAAATTCGATTCTTCAAAATGGGATTATTCAGCCCATTACCGTACGAAAAACAACGCACGGATTCGAGCTTATCGCCGGGGAACGCCGGTTTCGCGCATCAAAATTGGCTAACCTGGAGTCACTTCCGGCATACATTCGTGAAGATGTCACGGACGAAGAAATGCTGGAACTGGCTATCATTGAGAATGTTCAGCGTGAAAAACTTAATCCGATCGAATTGGCCGTAGGTTATCAGCAGTTAATAGACGTCTGTAAGTTGACACAGGATGAAGTTGCAAAAAAAATAGGTAAGGATCGCACGACGATCACTAATATCATTCGACTATTAAAATTGCCTCCGGAAATTCAGGATAGTTTGAGAAAAGAAGAAATTACGATCGGCCATGGCAGGGCGTTAGTTGCTTTACCCAATTTTGCAGTCCAGGTCAAGGTTTGGAAGCAGGTTGTTGGCGGATACTTTTCGGTGAGGAAAACGGAGGAAGTAGTAAAACATCTTTTGGAAGCCCGGAACAGAAAATCGGGGAAGCCGTCTTCTTCAAAATTTGAGATCGAACAAGTCGGCGAATCTGATCCGCATATCGCTGAAATAGAGAACCGGCTGAGATTGAAATTAGGCACGAAAGTGAAGTTAAAACACCGGGAAAACGGCGGCACGGTCGAAATCGACTATTATTCAAATGATGATCTTGAAAGACTCCTTGACCTATTTGATTCGATTAAATCATAATTGTTATCTATCCCACACTTCTTCTACCAAACTTTTTTTCCTCAATAGCTCAGTCGCAATCTGAATATCGTGACTTGTCACCCGGTCTTTGTCAAGAGGCGGGATGTGCTGACGCAGAAGAACGTGCGCACGCCTTGTGCGCGGGGCAAAATCAACAGGTTTGCGGAAGTCGCCGGCCTGTGCCGCGCACAGCCATTCAATAGCGAGAATCGCCTCAACGTTTTCAATGATCTGAAGACATTTTCGCGCGCCGATGGTACCCATGCTGACGTGATCTTCCTTATTTGCCGACGTTGGAATCGAGTCCACGCTCGACGGATGGCATAAAGACTTGTTTTCCGAAACGAGCGCGGCGGCGGCGTACTGCGCGATCATGTAACCGGAATTGAGGCCACCGTCTTTTGCAAGAAATGCCGGCAGACCGTCGCTTAAATTAGAATCCATCATCCACGCCGTTCTTCGCTCGGAAATATTTCCAATCTCACTCATGGCGATAGCGAGAAAATCCATCACGATGGCGACCGGCTCTCCGTGAAAATTACCTCCGGATAAGACTTCGCCGTTTTCAACAAAGATCAACGGATTGTCGGTGGCGGCATTAATTTCACGTTCAACGACCTGCTTAACATGATGCACCGCATCTCTGCTGGCGCCGTGCACTTGCGGCATGCAGCGAATGCTGTAAGCGTCCTGAACTTTTTTGCAGTCGGCATGGGAATGAATTAACGGGCTGTCTTTGAGCAATGTCCGAAGATTTTCTGCGGAAATAATTTGCCCTTCCTGGTTGCGCGCAGCGTGAATTCGTTCATCAAACGCTGATCGTGTGCACAACAACACTTCTGTACTCATGGCACCCAATATATCGGCGCATTCGAGAATATTAAATGCACGGATCAGATTGACACAGGCAACGGACGTCATGGTTTGAGTGCCGTTTAATATTGCCAAACCTTCTTTGGATCGTAATTTCAAAATGGGGATACCTGCGAGTTGCATCGCATCGGCGCCGTGAATACGCTTTCCATGGTAAAAAGCTTCACCATGGCCTATCATAACCAGCGCAAGGTGTGCTAGGGGAGCAAGATCGCCGCTGGAACCCACGGATCCCTTTTCAGGTATAACAGGTATGATGCCTTGATTGAACATCTCAACTAAAGTGTTAACCACTTCCAGCCGCACTCCTGAATAGCCTTTGGCAAGGCCGTTGGCCTTGAGCAAGATCATGATTTTTACAATATCATCCGAAAAAGGGTTACCTATGCCCGCAGCATGGCTTTTAACAAGGTTTTCTTGCAGTATATCAATTTTATCTTCGGAGATTTTTACGTCGCTGAATTTTCCAAAACCGGTATTTACACCGTATACGACATTTCCCGACAGAACAATTCGTTCAATGATTTCTCGTGATTTGGTGATTTGCGTTATGGAAGAGTCACTGAGTTTGATGGTCAGGTTTTCCTGAAAAATCTCCTCGATCGTATCCAGCGTCAGGCTGTGCCCGTTGATTTGAACATTTGTCATAACAATTATCGGATTAGGTTTGTAAAGGCAAAAAAAGAGACGGCCTTCGAGCCGTCTCTTTTAATAATAATCTTAACTCATTTTCGCAAGTTCGTCGTAGAACAATGCCACGCTTAGAATCCCGCGATGAAAATTATCTAACTTGAATCGTTCATTGGGTGAATGAATCGCATCCGTGTCTAATCCAAATCCCATCAGAACCGATTTTAATCCCAAAAGACGTTCAAACGATGCAATGACAGGAATCGATCCGCCTTCACGGGCGAACAAAGGTTTTTTCTTAAATACCTTGTGGAGCGCATTACTTGCTGCAATAATCTCTTTGGTTGTGATGTCCGTGATTGCAGGGTATCCGCCGTGCAGTTCCGTTACTTTGATCTGCATCGTCTTGGGGCATAATTTTTTTAAGTAACGTTCAAACAACTTTGCGATCTGTTGTGGGGTTTGGTTAGGAACTAACCGCATGCTGATTTTCGCGCTTGCCTTGGATGGCAACACGGTCTTGGCACCTTCGCCCTGAAATCCGCCCCAAATGCCATTGCAGTCCAGGCATGGGCGGCCGCTGACCTGTTCCAAAATGGAATATCCTTTTTCACCGAAAGTTTCTTTAATTCCTAAGTCTTTAAAGTATGCTTTTTTCGCGAAGGGTAATTTCTTATAAGCATCACGTTCAGCTTTTGTCAATTGTCGAACCTTATTGTAGAAACCTGGAATAGTGATTTTTCCGTTCTTGTCCTTTAATTTTGAAATAATATTCGCCAGCTCGTTGATCGGATTAGCGACAGCGCCTCCATAAACGCCCGAATGCAAATCGCGGTTAGGCCCGGTAAGGTCAACCTGCATATAACACAAGCCCCGCAGGCCGTAAGCAATGGAGGGCATTTCATCGTCAAAAAAAGAAGTATCCGATACCAGAACTACATCGGCTTTGAGCATATCTTTGTGCGATTTGATAAAATTTTCCAAATTCACACTGCCAATTTCTTCTTCACCTTCAATCATAAATTTAACATTCACCGGCAGTTTTCCGTTGATCTTCATGTGCGCTTCTACGCTTTTCAGATTAAGAAACACTTGCCCCTTATCGTCGGACGAACCGCGTGCATATATATAGCCGTCTTTGATCGTTGGCTCGAACGGGCCGCTGGACCACAAATTCACCGGGTCAACAGGCTGTACATCGTAATGGCCGTAATACA from bacterium harbors:
- the hutH gene encoding histidine ammonia-lyase encodes the protein MTNVQINGHSLTLDTIEEIFQENLTIKLSDSSITQITKSREIIERIVLSGNVVYGVNTGFGKFSDVKISEDKIDILQENLVKSHAAGIGNPFSDDIVKIMILLKANGLAKGYSGVRLEVVNTLVEMFNQGIIPVIPEKGSVGSSGDLAPLAHLALVMIGHGEAFYHGKRIHGADAMQLAGIPILKLRSKEGLAILNGTQTMTSVACVNLIRAFNILECADILGAMSTEVLLCTRSAFDERIHAARNQEGQIISAENLRTLLKDSPLIHSHADCKKVQDAYSIRCMPQVHGASRDAVHHVKQVVEREINAATDNPLIFVENGEVLSGGNFHGEPVAIVMDFLAIAMSEIGNISERRTAWMMDSNLSDGLPAFLAKDGGLNSGYMIAQYAAAALVSENKSLCHPSSVDSIPTSANKEDHVSMGTIGARKCLQIIENVEAILAIEWLCAAQAGDFRKPVDFAPRTRRAHVLLRQHIPPLDKDRVTSHDIQIATELLRKKSLVEEVWDR
- a CDS encoding dipeptidase, which gives rise to MENVISFINSNKEQYVEELKDFLRIPSISTNPENKADVARCAQYVSDQMNKSGLQNIQIIPTPGHPIVYGEWLGAPGKPTILYYGHYDVQPVDPVNLWSSGPFEPTIKDGYIYARGSSDDKGQVFLNLKSVEAHMKINGKLPVNVKFMIEGEEEIGSVNLENFIKSHKDMLKADVVLVSDTSFFDDEMPSIAYGLRGLCYMQVDLTGPNRDLHSGVYGGAVANPINELANIISKLKDKNGKITIPGFYNKVRQLTKAERDAYKKLPFAKKAYFKDLGIKETFGEKGYSILEQVSGRPCLDCNGIWGGFQGEGAKTVLPSKASAKISMRLVPNQTPQQIAKLFERYLKKLCPKTMQIKVTELHGGYPAITDITTKEIIAASNALHKVFKKKPLFAREGGSIPVIASFERLLGLKSVLMGFGLDTDAIHSPNERFKLDNFHRGILSVALFYDELAKMS
- a CDS encoding ParA family protein, whose translation is MGRIISIANQKGGVGKTTTAINLASSLAHAGKRTLVIDMDPQANSTTGLGFDLESIDKSTYEMLIHNMSINEAILKTMMPNMDLIPAHIRLVGAEVELVNLEDREQMFLHAVAPVRDKYEFILIDCPPSLGLLTLNALTGSDTVLIPIQCEYYALEGLRQLLNTIRLVQRHLNTALTIEGVLLTMFDSRLNLSNQVVSEVKEYFKDKVFKNVIHRNIKLGEAPSYGKPIIIYDPASVGAQDYMGLAKEVIHNVLTPHPV
- a CDS encoding ParB/RepB/Spo0J family partition protein, translated to MSQNFSNKKNTGLGKGLSALIPVANLRPDGTLKSAENVSVNEIPIYMIRPNPYQPRKEFEPQALEELKNSILQNGIIQPITVRKTTHGFELIAGERRFRASKLANLESLPAYIREDVTDEEMLELAIIENVQREKLNPIELAVGYQQLIDVCKLTQDEVAKKIGKDRTTITNIIRLLKLPPEIQDSLRKEEITIGHGRALVALPNFAVQVKVWKQVVGGYFSVRKTEEVVKHLLEARNRKSGKPSSSKFEIEQVGESDPHIAEIENRLRLKLGTKVKLKHRENGGTVEIDYYSNDDLERLLDLFDSIKS